CCTGACCCTGGAAGATACCTACCAGCGCCTGCGCGAAATCATCGGGGCGCTGCTGGAAGAAAACACCGTACCCGTGCTGCTGGGCGGCAGCCACGACCTCGACTACGGCCAGTTTCTGGCCTACGAAAGCCAGGACCGCGCCATCAGCTTTGCCGTGGTGGACGCCCGGCCCGACATGGCCGAGCCCGGCCCCGGCACGCCGCCCGAAGACAGCCACCTGCGCCGCCTGCTGGTGCACGAGCCCAACTTCGTGTTCAGCTTAGCCCACCTAGCCCACCAGCAATACCTCACGCCGCCCGAGGTGCTCATTGCCCTCGAAAAGCTGCATTTCGAAACCATGAGCGTGGGCGAAGTCCGGGCCGACCGCCGCCTGGCCGAGCCGCTCATTCGGCAGGCCGAATTCATGAGCGTGGACATCGCGGCGCTGCGCTGGCAGGACGCGCCCGGCTACTTCCCGGCCAACCCTTTCGGCCTGGGCAACGAAGAAGCCACGCAGCTCTGCTGGTACGCCGGGCACAACGAGCAGCTCAGCTCCTTCGGCCTCTACGGCTACCGCGCTGACCAGGACCCGCACGGCATGGCCGCCGCTACCGTGGCCACCATGCTCTGGTACTTCGTGGAAGGTTTCTACCACCGCCGTCCCGAAACGGGCTTTGGCACGTTCCGCTTCCTTACCTACACCGTGGTGCTGCCCGGCAACCCCGACAAGCTGGTGTTCTACAAATCGCGCCGCGCCGACAAGTGGTGGATGGAAGTAGAGCGCCTGGGCGACAACGCCGTGAAGCGCGTGGTGCCCTGCACCTACGAAGACTACATGAACGCCTCGCAAGGCGATCTGCCGCAACGCTGGATTCGGCTGCAGGCCTTGTTGGGCTAGTGCGTATTGTTCGTTGCTTGTTGTCAGTTGATAGTCAAATGCGTAACAGAAAGCGGTATGAGCCTAGCAACGGACAACGAGCAACCAACAACTAAAACCTACACCAAAAACCAGCTGGCCTTGCGCAACGGCCAAGACCGCGACGAAATCTGGGTGGCCTACCAGGGCAAGATTTACGACGTGAGCCGCTCGCGCCTGTGGCGGCGCGGCAACCACTACGAACACTGGGCGGGCCAGGACCTGACCACCGAACTGGACCACGACGCCCCGCACACGGCCCACGTATTTGATAATTTTCCGGTAATTGGCCAACTCCAGACGTAAGTTTTCGCTTACCGTTTGTTGAACATTGATATTTCCCGTTTCACGGCAAGCCTAGCTCTCTCCGCGCATGACCACCGAATCGCCCTCCGAATACAACAACCTCGAAACCCTGCCTACGGCCGCCATTCTGGCCGGCATGAACCGGCTCGACCGCACGGTGCCCGAAACCGTGGCCAAGGCCCTGCCGCAGATTGAAAAGCTGGTCGAAGCCATTGTGGCGCGGCTGAGCGCCGGCGGGCGGCTGTTTTACATCGGGGCAGGCACCAGTGGGCGGCTGGGCGTAGTCGATGCCTCGGAGTGCCCGCCCACGTTTGGCGTACCGGCCGAGATGGTGGTGGGCATCATGGCCGGCGGCGATTCGGCCATTCGGGTGGCCGTTGAAGGCGCCGAAGACGACGCCGAACAAGCCTGGAAGGACCTGCAGGCCCATAACATCAGCACTAAGGATGTGCTAGTGGGCATCGCCGCCTCGGGCCGCACGCCGTATGTGATAGGCGGGCTCACGCAGGCGCGGGCCGCGGGCGTGGCCACGGGCTGCGTGGTGTGCAACGCTGGCTCGGCCGTGGCCGCTGCCGCCGAATTCCCGGTGGAAGTAGTAACCGGCCCGGAATTCCTCACGGGCAGCACCCGCCTGAAGGCCGGCTCGGCGCAGAAAATGGTGCTCAACATGCTCACCACCGCCACCTTTGTGCGCCTGGGCTACGTGCGCGGCAACAAAATGGTTGACATGAAGCTCTCCAACGTGAAGCTGGTGGAGCGCGGCGAACGGATGTTGATGGAAGAACTCGGCATTGGCGAAGCCGAAGCGGCTGAGCTACTGAAGCAGCACGGCAGCGTGCGCGCGGCCCTGCAGGCCCGCTAGCGCCGGCCCGGAACGCGCCACGGCGCATTAGGCGTTAGTAGAACCCAGCCCAATTTGTTGGGGTTGGGGAAACCGAGCGCGCCGAGGTGCGTTCCTAGCTTAACGCCTTCTGCCGCCTATGCACACCATTGAGCCCCATTACAACTGGATTGACCAGTACTCGGCCTCCGAAGACCCCCGTTCGCCGTTGTTCGAGGCCGAAAACAGCCTCGAAGCCTACACCAACACCATTTATGGCTACTACATCCACCCGCAGTGGGACAGTCTGGGGTCGGATACGCTCTTCTTCAAAATCCTGTTTGCCGACTACGAAGACGGCGTGGCCATCCTCGAGTTCATTGGGGAGTGGAACGATGCCATCGAAAACGACATCATGGAGCTGAAGCGCAACATCGTGGACGTGCTCGTGCACGAGGGCATCCGCAAGTTTATCCTGGTGGGCGAAAACGTGTTCAACTTCCACGGCTCCGACGACGACTATTATGAAGAGTGGTTCGAAGACGTGGAGGACGGCTGGATTGCGGGCGTGAACTTCCAGGAGCACGTGCAGCGGGAAATGCAGCAATACAACGTCGACAACTACGTCAACTTCGGCGGCCAACTCGACGACCTGCCGTGGCGCACCTACGAGCCACGCCGCCTATTTGAAGTGGTAGACGGCCTGCTCAACCGCCGGCTGGGCTCGCCCGAAACCACGCTTTAAGAGAATCTAACAGAAACGAAAAAAGCCCCGCCATTGCTGGCGGGGCTTTTTGTGCCGTAAGGCTAAGAATTACTTCTTAACTTCTGCCGAGGGAGTCTCGGTAGCAGGAGCCATTTTATCGGCGTTGTCTTCCATTTTGTCCGACTTAGCATCGGCCGAGTCACGTACGGCGTCAGCCTTGTCTTCCATGGCATCAGCCTTGGCTTCGCCAGCGTTTTCTACATTCTCAGCAGCCTGCTCGGTAGCCTCTTCTTTCTTGCTCTCGCAAGAGGTGAACGAGAACGAAGCAGCAGCCAGGGCGAGGAACAATACCTTTTTCATCTTGGGGTCAATTTAAAGTGTGGTGTTAGATTCAGTTAACCTTCAAGAGCCCGCGGGAAGCAAGTTCTCAAATTCGGGGCTTTATACCCCAGTTTAAAAAAGGTAACCCACCCAATCGGATATTTATGAAGAACCTATGAAAAAGCCTCTGCGCTTCGCCCACTGCGAGGTTTACTTCTTGCGGAACACGATGCCGATGGGAACGCCGGTAAAGTCGAAATGCTCGCGCATCCGGTTTTCGAGGTAGCGCGTGTAGTTGGCCTGCACGTACTGCGGCAGGTTGCAGAAGAAGGCAAACACGGGGTTGTGCGTGGGCAGCTGCGTGGCGTACTTGATGCGAATCATCTTGCCTTTAAGCGCCGGCGGGCCGTACTTCTCAATCTCCTTTAGCATTACGTCGTTGAGCTGCGAAGTCGGGATTTTACGGCGCTTGTTGTGGTACACTTCGATGGCGGTTTCGATGGCCTTGTGCACCCGCTGCTTGTTGAGCACCGAGATGAAGATGACCGGGATGTACGAAATCGGCGCAATCTTTTCGAGGATTTTCGCCTCAAAGTCCTTGGCCGTGTTCGTCTCCTTGTTCTCCACCAGGTCCCACTTGTTCACCAGAATCACGATGCCCTTGCGGTTCTTGTCGGCCAGCGAGATGATGTTCACGTCCTGCGCCTCGATGCCGCGGCTGGCGTCGAGCATGACGATGCAGACGTCGCACTCTTCCAGGGCACGCAGGCTGCGCATGTTGGCGTAGAACTCCACGTCTTCGCTCACCTTGGCCTTGCGGCGCAAGCCGGCCGTGTCGACCAGGATGAACTCGTTGCCGAAAGCATTGTAGCGGGCCGAAATCGAGTCGCGGGTGGTGCCGGCAATATCGGTTACGATGCTGCGGTCTTCGCCCAGCAGCAGGTTCACGAGGCTGGACTTGCCCACGTTGGGGCGGCCCACCACGGCAATGCGCGGGATGTCCGACTCGGGCTCTTCCACGCCGGGCTCGTCGAAGTGGCTCACCACGGCGTCGAGCAATTCGCCGGTGCCGTGGCCGTTCGCGCTGCTGATGGCGTAGATTTCCCCGTCGCCGAGGCCGAGCGAGTAGAACTCGCCCACGCCGTTGGCGCGCAGGTTGGTATCGGCCTTGTTGGCTACCAGGTAAATCGGCTTTTTGCCGATGTAGCGGCGCAGCACGTGCGCAAACTCCTCGTCGAGGCCGTGTACGCCGGCATCGGCGTCTACCATGAACAGGACGACGTCGGCCTCTTCAATGGCCAGCTTCACCTGCTTGTTGATTTCGCCTTCGAAAATATCTTCCGAATTGTGGACGTAACCACCCGTGTCAATCACGGTGAAGTTTTTCCCAATCCAGTCGCCGTAGCCGTAGTGGCGGTCGCGGGTGACACCGCTCTCGTTGTCCATGATGGCCTTGCGCTGGCCCACGAGGCGGTTGAATAGCGTGGATTTGCCCACGTTGGGCCGCCCCACGATGGCGATGGTGTTTTGCGTTGACATGTTATGTGGCCCCAGCCGCCGACCCGACCTAGATTCGGCAGTGCCCGGGGTTATTTAAATACAAGATGGCCGGATTTTCATTTAACAATTAACATTTATCATTTAACACGCTAACAGCCTCCATCCTGCGCAAGCAGAACGGCTGATAAATGTTAATTGATAAATGTTGAATGACTTACTGGTACCCGAAGCGGCTCAAGGCTTTGGGGTCGGTGCGCCAGTTTTCGTTGACTTTGACGTGGAGCTCCAGAAACACTTTTTTCTGGAAAAACTTCTCCATCTCCTCGCGCGCCCAGGTGCCTACTTTCTTCAGCGCCTCGCCGCCCGCGCCGATGATGATGCCTTTCTGGCTGCTCCGCTCTACATATATAATGCCGCGGATACGGATAATAGTTTCCTCTTCCTTAAACTCCTCAATAACGACCTCGCAGCTGTACGGAATCTCCTTTTTGTAGAGCTTGAAGATTTTCTCGCGCACCATTTCGGCGGCAAAGAAGCGCTCGGGCTTATCTGTCAGCTCATCTTTGGGGTAGTACTCGGGGTGGATAGGCAGGCGCTCGAGCACCAGCTGCAACACACCTTCGGTGCCGAAGGCATTGAGCGCCGAAATGGGCAGCACCTCGGCGGCGTTGGGGAGCTGCTCTTTCCAGTAAGCCAGTTTGGCTTCGACTTCGGCCTGGTCGGCCTGGTCGATTTTGTTGACCAGCAGAATGATGGGCGTGTCCACCATTTTGCGCAGGCGCTCCACTACGGGCTCCTCGTCGTGCTTCTCGTAGATGTCAGTCACGAACAGCACCACGTCGGCGTCTTCCAGCGAAGAGTACACGAACGACATCATGGCGTTGTGCAGCTCGTACTTGGGCTGAATGATGCCCGGCGTGTCGGAGTAAATCAGCTGAAAATCTACGCCGTTGAGAATTCCCAGGATGCGGTGGCGGGTGGTTTGGGCCTTGCTGGTGACGATGCTGAGCCGCTCGCCCACCAGCGCGTTCATGAGCGTGGACTTGCCCACGTTGGGCTTGCCGATGATGCTCACGAAGCCGGCGCGGTGGGGTTTAGTTTCGGGGTTCACGATGGATGGGTTTGATAATCAGGGGCGCAAAGGTACGAATTTTGAAGGGCAAATACTACGGTGGCCCTAAATGTGTCCAACGACGAAGCTTCAATACGTGACGCTCTTTCCACTTTTTGAGTGGTTCAATTCCCGCAAATTGAGCTAAAGGTGCGGCGCCCGAGCGGCTGAGCTGAACCAAGCAGCCCAATCCCTGTTTGCCTGGCAACCAGCCGGGGTGATGGCGCTATTTGGAAACGCACACCCCGGTAGTCCGCTCGTTGCTGCTGAACTTTGTGTTAATGAACTCTCCTGTTGCCCCCTCTCGCCGCATCGGCGTACTGCTCGTCAACCTCGGCACGCCTGACTCGCCCAAAACGCCGGACGTGCGCCGCTACCTCAACGAATTTCTGACCGACGTGCGGGTGATTGACAACCTGCCCGCCGTGGTGCATTACCCGTTGTTTCAAGGCATTGTGGTACCGCTACGGGCCCCGAAGTCGGCCAAAATTTACCAGCAGCTCTGGACCGAACGGGGCTCTCCCCTGCTCTTTCACGGGCTCGATTTGCAGAAAAAAGTGCAAGCCGAACTTGGGCCGGAGTACGTGGTGGCCTTCGGCATGCGCTACCAGAAGCCGAGCATTGCCAAGGCGCTGGAGGAGCTGCGCGAGGCGGCCGTGGAGCGCATCATTGTGCTGCCGCTGTTCCCGCAGTACGCGGCGGCCAGCACCGGCTCGGTGCAGGAGAAGGTAATGGAGATTGTGGGCAAGTGGTGGATTGTGCCCAGCATCAGCTTCATCAGCGCTTTTTCCGACGACCCCGGCTTCATAGGCACTATTGTGGAATTGGGCAAACGCGAGATGGCCAAGCACCAGTACGACCACATCGTCTTCAGCTACCACGGCATTCCGGAGCGGCACATCACCAAGGGCAGCTTCCACAACTACTGCCAGTTTGGGAGCTGCTGCGACACGCTAAACGACAAAAACCGCTACTGCTACCGCGCCCAGTGCTTCGAGACCTCGCGCTTGGTTGCGGCCGGCCTGGGCATCACGCCCGACCAGTACACCGTTTCGTTCCAAAGCCGCCTGGGCCGCGACCCGTGGCTCAAGCCCTACACCGACTTTGCCCTGAAGGATATGCCGGCCAAAGGCATCAAAAACGTGCTGGCCTTCAGCCCGGCCTTTGTGGCCGACTGCTTGGAAACTACCATCGAAGTCGGCGAGGAGTTCAAGGAGATGTTTGAAGAAGTCGGCGGCGAGCATTGGCAGCTGGTGCCCTCGCTGAACTCGGAGCCGCAGTGGGTAGATGCCGTGGCCGCCATGATTCGGCGCAACTAAGAGTTTGCCGCGCGTCGGCTATGCGCGGCGGCGATAGAACGCCCCTGCATCGTAGGAGTCGCGGTCGTAGAACTGGTTGTTGCCCACCGCCGGCGCAATGCCCAGGGCCCGGAGCATGGCTTCTTCGTAGTCGCGGGTAATCTGGATTTCGGAGTACGGCGGGTAGTTCGGAATCGTGTCGGCGGTGAGCGCGGGCACGAACACGTTGTCGCCGTCGGTATCGAGCGAGGCCACGCCAATGGGCAGCAGAATGTGGTTCTCGTGCTTGCCGCGCTTGAACCGGTCGTGCAGCTCAATATCCAGGTACCGCACTTTAAGGGCCTGGGGCTCTACAATCAGTTCGTGCACCACACCCAGGGCCTGGCCATCGCCGCCGCGCACGGCCCAGCCGCGCACGTCCGGGTTGCCATCGGCCACTTCAAAATCGGTTAAGTCGCGCAAACGGCGCAGCACTGGAGTTTCCATAGCTCTTGTAAATGAGGGTTAGTGAGCCGGCTCGCTCAGCATGCGCACCGCGGCGGCGGCTTGGGTCAGAAATTGCTTGTTTTGCTGCTGGTCGGCGGGGGTGGCGTGGCGGCCCGACAGCTGGCCGGCCAGGCTCACCAGGTCGTTGGCGGCCCCTTCCAACTCCGGATAGGCTTTTTGCTGCATGGCTTTAATGAGCCCCGCCGCCGCCACAAATCCCGGCCGCAAACTCGTACTGGCTTCGCCCAGGCGGTTGGTGGCGCTGGTCAGGTTGTCGCGCTGCTCCGTGATGGTGGGGTCGCGTAGGTCGTCGCGGTCGGCCAGGGCCACCAGTACGCCGGTTAGCTTCCGCAGGCCGTTCACGGCGTAATTGGGGTTGGCAGGATTGCCGGTGGCCTGGGCAGCTAGGGTTTCGGCGGTGGAGTTGTCCTCATGCGCCAGGTTCACAGAGTCGGCGGGGGCATCGGCTGGGGGCGGCGTGGCGCGGGCTTGTTCGGCGGCGCTGCCGGGAGCCAGCGAGTCGGCGGGCTGGGCTTCCATGCCGGTGGCATTGGGCGGGGCAGGTTCATCGGCCGGCTCCTGCCGCAGAAAAAAATACGCCGCTACGGCCAAAGCCAGGGCTGCCAGCAGCACCAGCAGCCATGGGCTTGGCGCTGATTTTTTGCGTTGAATATTAATATCCGCCATAAAGAAGTTTGGGTGATGTTTTGCCTTACGAAGCAAACCGAAAAATAGTCAATTTGCGCTATGTTTCAGTTGCGAGGAAAGTGGGCTGTCGCAGCCACCTGGGCTAATAAATAGCGGCTGTAGTCTAACATCTTCTCAGGCGATGACCCCAGGTATTCTCATCCTTCAGAAGGCTACCCAAAGCCAAGCCCCACGGGGCGTGGCCCGCCATTGGGCCACGCCCCGTGGGGCTTGTC
This region of Hymenobacter sedentarius genomic DNA includes:
- a CDS encoding arginase family protein, whose amino-acid sequence is MNLALFFDPLPETLTAAVPAPTTLAAYATRFTETFPDWRNADLALIGLDEWRGSAAGPPAPNRHGANEVRQRFYQLQKGTGSVRFVDLGNLRPGLTLEDTYQRLREIIGALLEENTVPVLLGGSHDLDYGQFLAYESQDRAISFAVVDARPDMAEPGPGTPPEDSHLRRLLVHEPNFVFSLAHLAHQQYLTPPEVLIALEKLHFETMSVGEVRADRRLAEPLIRQAEFMSVDIAALRWQDAPGYFPANPFGLGNEEATQLCWYAGHNEQLSSFGLYGYRADQDPHGMAAATVATMLWYFVEGFYHRRPETGFGTFRFLTYTVVLPGNPDKLVFYKSRRADKWWMEVERLGDNAVKRVVPCTYEDYMNASQGDLPQRWIRLQALLG
- a CDS encoding cytochrome b5 domain-containing protein produces the protein MSLATDNEQPTTKTYTKNQLALRNGQDRDEIWVAYQGKIYDVSRSRLWRRGNHYEHWAGQDLTTELDHDAPHTAHVFDNFPVIGQLQT
- the murQ gene encoding N-acetylmuramic acid 6-phosphate etherase — protein: MTTESPSEYNNLETLPTAAILAGMNRLDRTVPETVAKALPQIEKLVEAIVARLSAGGRLFYIGAGTSGRLGVVDASECPPTFGVPAEMVVGIMAGGDSAIRVAVEGAEDDAEQAWKDLQAHNISTKDVLVGIAASGRTPYVIGGLTQARAAGVATGCVVCNAGSAVAAAAEFPVEVVTGPEFLTGSTRLKAGSAQKMVLNMLTTATFVRLGYVRGNKMVDMKLSNVKLVERGERMLMEELGIGEAEAAELLKQHGSVRAALQAR
- the der gene encoding ribosome biogenesis GTPase Der; amino-acid sequence: MSTQNTIAIVGRPNVGKSTLFNRLVGQRKAIMDNESGVTRDRHYGYGDWIGKNFTVIDTGGYVHNSEDIFEGEINKQVKLAIEEADVVLFMVDADAGVHGLDEEFAHVLRRYIGKKPIYLVANKADTNLRANGVGEFYSLGLGDGEIYAISSANGHGTGELLDAVVSHFDEPGVEEPESDIPRIAVVGRPNVGKSSLVNLLLGEDRSIVTDIAGTTRDSISARYNAFGNEFILVDTAGLRRKAKVSEDVEFYANMRSLRALEECDVCIVMLDASRGIEAQDVNIISLADKNRKGIVILVNKWDLVENKETNTAKDFEAKILEKIAPISYIPVIFISVLNKQRVHKAIETAIEVYHNKRRKIPTSQLNDVMLKEIEKYGPPALKGKMIRIKYATQLPTHNPVFAFFCNLPQYVQANYTRYLENRMREHFDFTGVPIGIVFRKK
- the era gene encoding GTPase Era, with protein sequence MNPETKPHRAGFVSIIGKPNVGKSTLMNALVGERLSIVTSKAQTTRHRILGILNGVDFQLIYSDTPGIIQPKYELHNAMMSFVYSSLEDADVVLFVTDIYEKHDEEPVVERLRKMVDTPIILLVNKIDQADQAEVEAKLAYWKEQLPNAAEVLPISALNAFGTEGVLQLVLERLPIHPEYYPKDELTDKPERFFAAEMVREKIFKLYKKEIPYSCEVVIEEFKEEETIIRIRGIIYVERSSQKGIIIGAGGEALKKVGTWAREEMEKFFQKKVFLELHVKVNENWRTDPKALSRFGYQ
- the hemH gene encoding ferrochelatase gives rise to the protein MNSPVAPSRRIGVLLVNLGTPDSPKTPDVRRYLNEFLTDVRVIDNLPAVVHYPLFQGIVVPLRAPKSAKIYQQLWTERGSPLLFHGLDLQKKVQAELGPEYVVAFGMRYQKPSIAKALEELREAAVERIIVLPLFPQYAAASTGSVQEKVMEIVGKWWIVPSISFISAFSDDPGFIGTIVELGKREMAKHQYDHIVFSYHGIPERHITKGSFHNYCQFGSCCDTLNDKNRYCYRAQCFETSRLVAAGLGITPDQYTVSFQSRLGRDPWLKPYTDFALKDMPAKGIKNVLAFSPAFVADCLETTIEVGEEFKEMFEEVGGEHWQLVPSLNSEPQWVDAVAAMIRRN
- a CDS encoding PRC-barrel domain-containing protein; this translates as METPVLRRLRDLTDFEVADGNPDVRGWAVRGGDGQALGVVHELIVEPQALKVRYLDIELHDRFKRGKHENHILLPIGVASLDTDGDNVFVPALTADTIPNYPPYSEIQITRDYEEAMLRALGIAPAVGNNQFYDRDSYDAGAFYRRRA